DNA from Brassica napus cultivar Da-Ae chromosome C4, Da-Ae, whole genome shotgun sequence:
gtccacattGTTGCTTGATTGTTTCTTTTGTTCCTTAATAGTttgtatctgttttttttttttttttttttatcagagcCTGAAGCTGCACCTTGGAGAAGATAAACTCAAGGTAGAGCACATATCATTGTCCCTCATGTGTAGTAGATATCAGTAGTTGCTTTAATGGTTTAATTGGTGGTGAAGCTTATGCAAGTACATACATGTTTTGGCTAGTTCGTGATAGCGTGAAATTGATGAATGCAGGAGTTGATAAAATTCACGCTGCACTACATTGCAGACTTGGATATTCCAATCAAAAGGTACATATTAAGATGAACCTCTCTACACTCATGTCTAAATTATTTTAGGGGATATTCAAGTTATTAAAGATTTCTCTTCTTGAAAATGTGTATACACAGGGGAACATTTATAGAGTTCCGGAATGGAATGCTCAATGTGTCACCTATTGGTCGCAACTGCAGCCAAGAAGAAAGAGACGAATTCGAGAGATATGATAAGGTAAAAATAAACTACTTACTTCTGTTTCTTGTACAAATCATTCATGAGCATTGTTTAGTGATATcattcaacaattttttttgtcttaaaaaGGTACAAAACATACGACCAAAGATGGTGGCTGAACTTCGCGAGCGGTTTGCGCATCTTAACCTTACTTTCTCTATTGGAGGACAGATTAGCTTCGATGTGAGTAGTAATCAAATACGTGGATTATAACAATTTCTtattatctaatttttgttaagtgtAGTTTCATTGTTATGACTCAGGTCTTCCCTAAAGGTTGGGATAAGACTTACTGCTTGCAATACCTTGAAGACTTCAATGAGATCCATTTTTTCGGTGACAAAACCTATGAggtaactattataaaaatattctcGAGTAGTTCTTGCATTATTTTCAGTTGAGCTTGATGTGTAAAAACACTGGCTTTGACTTATGTAGGGTGGAAACGATTATGAAATTTATGAATCACCAAAAACAATTGGCCATTCAGGTTAGTtagttgtatatatatcatCGGTTAATCTCTGTCTGTGTTTATGCTGATGACCATTTCATGATAAGTAGGATTGTTTATTTTGCGTTGCAGTTACGAGTCCAGATGACACAATGGCGAAATGCAAGGCTCTGTTCATGTCTTGAAACACCTAtccatctcaagaacacaagtgtCAGAGTTTTATTATTCTTGGCAAGTTGCTTACAACTTTTGATTGTTTACATTACAAGAAACAGAGAGAAATATGTTTGGCAATACTtaccatatattttaaatttgcttCATAAATAGGTTCTCATAGCTAAGATTAAAGATAGATGATAAGTGTTTTCTTACAAGAGATTCTCTCAAAACAAGCTTTTAGCTTTACaagaatttacaaaaaaaaaaagtagcaaCGGATTGTACATAATTCATTATTaagtagaaaaaaatataaaacttcaaACTTGAGAACTGATAAAGATAGTTCCTCCAACACATTCAAGACTCAGCCACAGGCTCAGGCTCTTCTCCTGCAGCTTCAGGTgccacttcttcttctcctccttctccCCCGGGAATTGAGGTGTTATCTTCAGGTTTCTGTTCTTCAGAAGGCGGAGAAGAGGCACCAGAAGAGGCGGATCGACGATGCTTAGCAGCAGCTTGATGAACATTATTGTAACTCCCTTTCTCGAGAAAGAGCTGATTGAAATGGACTTTACAGTAGAGGACACCGTTGAGAGAGGCGTAAGAAGAGTGAGTCAAAGGACAACCACTGTGTGCACATTTGAAGCAAGTCTTGTGGTAACACTCTCCTTCCATGTTTACTTTCTCAAGTGGATAAACGGTTTTGTGACAAGTCGCACACTTGTCTTGTGTTCCACTGAAGAATGAAGATAACTTGCTTGGAGCTCGAGTCTTGCGCAGAGtcaaaaaagaatattaaattaaatatgaaagaaacatgcaaataaattttctattacCATTTGATCATTAGACTTCTCTGTCTTTCCTGTCTGAAAATTCTTGCTGAAGTTTCCAGATTCTTTGAAAAGCTGTTCGAAGTGGGTCTTGCAGTAAAGAACTCCATCCATTGATGAGTAGTTACTTATCACGAGAGTGCCATTGCAATGGCTGCATCTGAAGCATGATTTGTGATAAGTGTTTCCCTCTAAAGTCAACAAATCCATCACGTAGACGGTTTTGTCACATGCCTTGCATTTATCCAACGTTCCAGTAAACGCCATTTTTCTatatgttcttcttcttttagtCTCCAGACACGGCTCAACGAGAATACAAAAACAAAGGATCAGTTGTTTCTTTCTTGTCATCTACGAGTTGTTATGTCTTATTTATCAAAGTTTCTTGGTTAAAGAACTTTTGGTTCCAATGGTAGAGATAGGAAAGAGGAGAAACCATTGTTTATTTTTACGATTGTTTTTTAGTTTCCGAAAGCAAATGAAGGGTTGCACTTTCTTGACGTTTTCAGGCCAGAGCTCTATTTTTGAAATTAGTGGTGAATAATGACAATAGTAAAAGTCAGGAGGCTGTTTCAGAATTATTAAAAACTTAAggaagttattttaaaataaactataccctgatatgaattttcagttttaattatttattttatgaaatgatgtatttgtaatattcgttcatattatattcattaaataaatattttctttttgcatcttaaactatctatttatttacgaatgtgtgatattatataaaaaatataaaaaaatgagtatcaagttaattagataattttaaaaacagaaatttttcttttgtgtgcgatatcatataaataatgatccgtccagttaacaaaaatcatgattattttatgtgtaattttttttattttgaccatttcctgaaaactatattaaattttacatattttaattagaatatttttaatatctttacctttttttttaaatgcaactcaatatttttttaacaattataacaaaatatttaaaaaatatttttagaatttgtttgaaaaatatgaaaattacattttaaattaaaactatcctaaaatatgataagttttgatgtaaacgaaaacccaaattatgtcaaaaataatgatattcaatgataataacaattttaattgattatttaaaaaaatacttttacaaaaatattttttgaaagaaaattcatttatctttcaaatataaaatgaaaatattataattaaataataaaaaaatataaataaaaactataaatttagcaaatgacaattgagttatattatgctaaaattttccttctaacaatttatcaaatgacaaatgagttatgagcaaataataccatataatttttaaaaacatagacattcttaaatattttttgaataaataataatttttaaatttaatcaactgaaaataatatccgtacaattgtgtgagtcaaattctagttttattgatgcatgttatatattaatgctgcatgttttaggtaacattttaatgatgcacgtttttaaaaatctccattattaaaattatacacgtaaggataactcatgagtttttttggttgattaaatgacattatgtccaaatttatttaaggatattttattaaggtaactgaaaaagacaaataataaaataggaagtttaaatttatttaagcatatttcattaatataactgaaaagataagtaataaattagacagttttattcgttttaggatattttataaatgcaactgaaaaagataagcaaaaaaaaagggagtttaattaatgaagtaagaacattttcaaatgggtacttctgttttaataatatagatgatgtAAATGGATAGGACATATGAGTGAAGAAGTCTCagtgaaaaacaaaatatccgtttaaagtttatatattaattatgtgaattattaaatttaaaatcttctATAATAACCttaaaatctgattttttttttctttatcctAGAAAAGATAAATTTTCCTAATTTTAGAATACATACCGTACTCAGAATGTTGGTGTTTTTACTCGGGTACCGAAATTTAAGACACTTCCAGAATTAACATGATTTTTCTTGTATGAGTTCCTTCATTAAACCATTTCAAATGTATTTCCctatttttacctctaaaatagagcatctctaaaatagagatgagtttctctccaatgtatttctctatttttgctTCTATAAAGGAATATTCTCAAaagattctattttaattttacaaaagatacattttgtttataaaaattgataactaaccctatttatttttaacttttaaaatattttcataaacttatgaacttttttaaactaaagttttgttaaaagactattatgtaaataaaaaatgttattatattcCTACAAAAGCtgtatttctctataaatataattattttggttacaactataaaaatttgaaagttaaaggactattttaaaaataaaaaagtatgacTCTATAATAAAGGAATGctaatagaggaaaaaatagcaatctctattttagaggtag
Protein-coding regions in this window:
- the LOC106450944 gene encoding phosphomannomutase — encoded protein: MRHYHLPIGKLLPPHSMAAKKPGVIALFDVDGTLTAPRKEATPELLHFIKELRKVVTVGVVGGSDLTKISEQLGKTVTTDYDYCFSENGLVAHKDGKTIGIQSLKLHLGEDKLKELIKFTLHYIADLDIPIKRGTFIEFRNGMLNVSPIGRNCSQEERDEFERYDKVQNIRPKMVAELRERFAHLNLTFSIGGQISFDVFPKGWDKTYCLQYLEDFNEIHFFGDKTYEGGNDYEIYESPKTIGHSVTSPDDTMAKCKALFMS
- the LOC106454631 gene encoding LIM domain-containing protein PLIM2a, whose translation is MTRKKQLILCFCILVEPCLETKRRRTYRKMAFTGTLDKCKACDKTVYVMDLLTLEGNTYHKSCFRCSHCNGTLVISNYSSMDGVLYCKTHFEQLFKESGNFSKNFQTGKTEKSNDQMTRAPSKLSSFFSGTQDKCATCHKTVYPLEKVNMEGECYHKTCFKCAHSGCPLTHSSYASLNGVLYCKVHFNQLFLEKGSYNNVHQAAAKHRRSASSGASSPPSEEQKPEDNTSIPGGEGGEEEVAPEAAGEEPEPVAES